A single region of the Candidatus Dormiibacterota bacterium genome encodes:
- a CDS encoding PQQ-binding-like beta-propeller repeat protein translates to MHVLRGGRFPLVTLFVVTAALAAPPPPAPAPPVATSAAVTSLLLPGAPADGVALDYLVVDRARHRVWVPAGGTGSADVIDTRTQAISRVEKFPVADVERNGKKRKVGPSSATVGDGVVYVGDRADSSVCAVDAVTLERRGCATLASMPDGVAFVAATKEVWVTTPRDQSIVILDVKTPGAPKTAGRITLDGDPEGYAVDDAHGFFYTNLEDKDRTLRISTQTRKVTATWMPACGEEGPRGLALSEDGRFLMVACTDHVEALAASADGRILSRVETGAGVDNLDFLPAQRTVYAAAAGAATLTVARLDEEGTLLRISSSPTAKGARNAVVTDEGVAYVADGPEGKILVVRPAG, encoded by the coding sequence ATGCATGTGCTGAGAGGAGGACGTTTTCCGCTCGTCACCCTGTTCGTCGTGACCGCCGCCCTCGCTGCGCCCCCGCCGCCCGCTCCCGCGCCGCCGGTCGCGACGTCGGCAGCGGTGACGTCTCTCCTCCTCCCCGGCGCTCCGGCGGATGGCGTCGCCCTCGACTACCTGGTCGTGGATCGGGCCCGGCACCGCGTCTGGGTCCCCGCGGGCGGGACCGGCAGCGCCGACGTGATCGACACGCGCACGCAGGCGATCAGCCGGGTCGAGAAATTCCCGGTCGCGGATGTGGAGCGCAACGGGAAGAAGCGCAAGGTTGGACCCAGCTCGGCGACGGTGGGGGATGGTGTCGTGTACGTGGGGGACCGCGCCGATTCGAGCGTGTGCGCGGTAGACGCGGTGACGCTGGAGCGCCGCGGCTGCGCGACTCTCGCCTCGATGCCCGACGGTGTGGCGTTCGTCGCCGCCACGAAGGAGGTCTGGGTCACGACCCCCCGGGATCAATCGATCGTCATCCTCGATGTGAAGACCCCCGGCGCGCCGAAGACCGCCGGCCGCATCACGCTGGACGGCGATCCGGAAGGCTATGCCGTGGACGACGCTCACGGGTTCTTCTACACGAACCTCGAGGACAAGGATCGAACCCTGCGGATCTCGACCCAGACGCGCAAGGTGACTGCGACCTGGATGCCGGCCTGCGGCGAGGAAGGACCGAGGGGCCTCGCCCTTTCCGAGGACGGCCGCTTCCTCATGGTGGCCTGCACCGACCATGTCGAGGCCCTGGCCGCCTCGGCGGATGGTCGCATCCTCTCGAGAGTGGAGACGGGGGCGGGCGTCGACAATCTCGACTTCCTGCCGGCGCAAAGGACGGTGTACGCCGCGGCGGCCGGCGCGGCGACGCTCACCGTCGCCCGTCTGGACGAAGAAGGCACGCTGCTGCGGATCTCCTCGAGCCCGACCGCCAAGGGAGCGCGCAACGCCGTCGTCACCGACGAAGGGGTCGCGTACGTCGCGGACGGGCCGGAGGGGAAGATCCTCGTGGTCCGTCCGGCCGGCTAG
- a CDS encoding peroxiredoxin encodes MIRRLLSSVALVAGAVALAAAAPAGPAAGLPAAGTPAPDFTLTTNEGKQTSLKDYRGKWVVLYFYPKDFTSGCTLEAHNFQRDLAKYEQTGAVILGVSVDSADSHKGFCAKEGLNFTLLSDPDAKVTAAYGSAMEYKGSKLAARNTFIIDPEGKIAKVYTQVDPAAHSDEVLAALAGLQKH; translated from the coding sequence ATGATCAGAAGATTGCTTTCGTCCGTCGCTCTCGTCGCCGGCGCCGTCGCGCTCGCGGCGGCCGCACCGGCAGGCCCCGCCGCCGGGCTCCCGGCGGCCGGGACGCCCGCTCCCGACTTCACTCTCACCACGAATGAAGGAAAGCAGACGAGCCTGAAGGACTACCGTGGAAAGTGGGTCGTGCTCTACTTCTACCCCAAGGACTTCACGAGCGGCTGCACGCTCGAGGCGCACAACTTTCAGCGCGACCTGGCGAAGTACGAACAGACCGGAGCCGTGATCCTCGGCGTCAGCGTCGACAGCGCCGATTCGCACAAGGGGTTCTGCGCCAAGGAGGGTCTCAACTTCACGCTGCTCTCGGACCCGGACGCGAAGGTCACGGCGGCGTACGGCTCGGCGATGGAGTACAAGGGCTCGAAGCTGGCGGCGCGGAACACGTTCATCATCGATCCGGAGGGGAAGATCGCCAAGGTGTACACCCAGGTGGACCCCGCCGCGCACAGCGACGAGGTGCTCGCGGCGCTCGCCGGCCTGCAGAAGCACTGA
- a CDS encoding NAD(P)-binding domain-containing protein gives MRVGVLGSGDVAKTLASGFLKHGHEVVMGTREPAKLKEWTGKNPKGRVGSFAEAAKTGEMVVLAVKGTASAEALRAAGASNLSGKTVVDVTNPIADAPPTNGVLKLFTSLDESLMERLQREFAGAKLVKAFNSVGSACMVNPEFKGGPPTMFICGNDAGAKKTVTGILEQFGWETADMGKAEAARAIEPLCILWCVPGFLRNDWTHAFKLLRK, from the coding sequence ATGAGAGTCGGAGTGCTCGGTTCGGGCGACGTTGCGAAGACTCTGGCGAGCGGATTCCTGAAGCATGGCCACGAAGTCGTGATGGGGACGCGCGAGCCGGCGAAGCTGAAGGAGTGGACGGGAAAGAATCCGAAGGGCCGGGTCGGTTCGTTCGCCGAGGCGGCGAAGACCGGCGAGATGGTCGTCCTGGCGGTGAAGGGGACGGCGAGCGCCGAGGCGCTGCGCGCGGCGGGTGCTTCGAATCTGTCGGGCAAGACGGTCGTCGACGTGACGAACCCGATCGCCGATGCGCCTCCGACGAACGGCGTCCTGAAGCTCTTCACCAGTCTCGACGAATCGCTCATGGAGAGGCTGCAGCGCGAGTTCGCAGGCGCGAAGCTCGTCAAGGCGTTCAACTCGGTGGGCAGCGCCTGCATGGTCAATCCCGAGTTCAAGGGCGGCCCCCCGACCATGTTCATCTGCGGCAACGACGCGGGGGCGAAGAAGACCGTCACCGGCATTCTGGAGCAGTTCGGCTGGGAGACGGCCGACATGGGGAAGGCCGAGGCCGCCCGCGCCATCGAGCCGCTGTGCATCCTCTGGTGCGTCCCCGGTTTCCTGCGGAACGACTGGACGCACGCTTTCAAGCTGCTGCGCAAATGA